Proteins from one Mus pahari chromosome 10, PAHARI_EIJ_v1.1, whole genome shotgun sequence genomic window:
- the Als2cl gene encoding ALS2 C-terminal-like protein isoform X1 has protein sequence MISDLQPGQSRWVRKSGWPLALPAVLGSGEGGLVPRRTLAMSTSEEADLLRLEEVFSMTLARTISLILQPLLLADPEPSDPCGKECLRLLQQLHESAQRLWEVTEQSLLSFRQRLYPPSGGLETVLLLSNADHVLQAHMEYIKSYTDCVVVQAFQKVSKKRSEFWRSQRKTLRQLLSSGSPGGSVGTTVYQALLQPLSQHVQKYVLLLLSLRDTLDENHPAQELVMHAVTVFGNLQSFMGQALDQAVATQALWHSLSSRLRDVLCTPAHRRLLQDSQDIPVVVTPLRAERVLLFDDALVLLQGHSVHTFDLKLVWVDPGKDKCALHILTPEEEFSFCTRDPQGQVEWQWKVTQAVCQALCGKKDFPVLGSGRKTSVPPEYRRVAYTFCREGWLYQATYEGEWCRAKPHGKGTLKWPDGRNHVGDFYQGLEHGFGIRLVPQASEDKFDCYKCHWQEGRMCEYGICEYGTDKVYKGYFQAGLRHGFGILDSAPKAPQPFRYTGHWERGQRSGYGIEEDRDRGERYIGMWQADQRHGPGVVVTQAGVCYQGTFQGDKMAGPGILLYEDDSLYEGTFTRDLTLLGKGKVTFPNGFTLDGSFSSGTDKGLYTQGVLDTAALPPDQSSTHKRQLGLGTFPVESRWQGVYSPFRDFVRLGCPGELQEALLGFHMQSSRELHKSQEYLCCERTHPEDCVGSMEDTLKELLQHRKPEALQQYLRKALNNTQHPLGKLLHTLMLTFQATYSGIGANKHLQEMAQEEVKQHARELWAAYRGLLKVALQRQGQTLEEETMESRDLQVHGLLLPLILPSFYSELFTLYLLLHEREDGLYSRGITNLSLFPDTKLLELLEVQKHLWPLKDLKLTSNQRYSLVQDKCFLSATECLQKIITTVHPREKLEVLEKTYGEIEATVSRVLGRECKLDMDHLLPLFMYVVSRARIQHLGAEIHLIRDMMDPVHTGGLHDFLLTALESCYKHIQKEDMRLHRLPGHWDSRELW, from the exons ATGATTTCAGATCTACAGCCTGGGCAGAGTCGGTGGGTAAGGAAATCGGGGTGGCCCCTGGCACTGCCTGCTGTCCTCGGATCGGGCGAGGGAG GCCTAGTACCTCGCCGCACCCTGGCTATGTCTACCTCTGAGGAGGCAGACCTGCTTCGGCTGGAGGAGGTCTTCTCAATGACTCTTGCTCGAACCATCAGTCTCATCCTGCAGCCTCTGCTCTTAGCTG ACCCGGAACCCTCAGATCCCTGTGGCAAAGAGTGCCTTCGGCTTCTGCAACAGCTGCATGAGAGTGCCCAGCGGTTGTGGGAGGTGACAGAGCAGAGCCTGCTTTCGTTTCGGCAGAGGCTATACCCACCTTCTGGAGGTCTGGAGACTGTGCTGTTACTGAGCAATGCTGACCATGTCCTACAAGCCCACATGGA GTACATCAAGTCCTATACTGACtgcgtggtggtgcaagcctttcaGAAGGTCTCAAAGAAGAGGAG TGAGTTCTGGAGGAGCCAGCGCAAGACACTGCGGCAGCTGCTGTCCTCTGGGAGCCCTGGGGGCTCGGTGGGCACCACGGTGTACCAGGCCCTCCTCCAGCCACTCTCCCAGCACGTGCAGAAATACGTGCTCCTCCTGCTGAGCCTCAGGGACACCCTTGATGAG AACCACCCAGCCCAGGAGCTGGTGATGCATGCGGTTACCGTGTTTGGAAACCTGCAGTCCTTCATGGGACAGGCCTTGGACCAAGCTGTGGCCACACAGGCCCTGTGGCACAGTCTCAGCAGCCGGCTGAGG GATGTGCTCTGCACCCCAGCTCACCGACGACtcttgcaggacagccaggacatcCCCGTGGTGGTCACTCCACTGCGGGCTGAGCGCGTGCTGCTCTTTGATGATGCGCTTGTCCTGCTGCAG GGCCACAGTGTCCACACGTTTGACCTGAAGTTGGTATGGGTAGATCCTGGCAAAGACAA GTGTGCGCTCCACATCCTCACTCCTGAAGAAGAGTTCTCCTTTTGTACCAGAGACCCCCAGGGCCAG GTTGAATGGCAGTGGAAGGTGACCCAGGCTGTGTGCCAGGCCCTCTGTGGCAAGAAGGacttccctgtgctgggatcaGGCCGAAAGACATCTGTGCCTCCTGAATATCGCCGTGTGGCCTATACCTTCTGCCGCGAGGGCTGGCTCTACCAGGCCACCTACGAAGGCGAGTGGTGTCGAGCCAAGCCCCATGGCAA GGGAACCCTGAAGTGGCCAGATGGGCGGAACCACGTGGGGGATTTCTACCAGGGCCTGGAGCATGG CTTTGGCATCCGCCTGGTGCCCCAGGCCTCTGAGGACAAATTTGACTGTTACAAGTGCCACTGGCAGGAAGGCAGGATGTGTGAGTACGGCATCTGTGA GTATGGCACTGACAAGGTGTACAAGGGCTATTTTCAGGCCGGACTGCGGCACGGATTTGGCATCCTCGACAGTGCCCCGAAGGCTCCCCAGCCCTTCAGATACACGGGCCACTgggagagaggccagaggagtggCTACGGCATCGAGGAGGACAGGGACAG GGGCGAGCGCTATATTGGCATGTGGCAGGCTGACCAGCGTCATGGCCCTGGGGTCGTGGTCACCCAGGCAGGCGTCTGCTACCAGGGCACATTCCAAGGGGACAAGATGGCC GGCCCAGGCATCCTGCTCTATGAGGATGACTCTCTATACGAAGGTACTTTCACCAGGGACCTGACGCTCCTAGGGAAG GGCAAGGTCACCTTCCCCAATGGCTTCACCTTGGATGGTTCTTTCAGCAGTGGGACAGATAAAGGACTGTACACACAGGGAGTACTGGACACGGCTGCCCTCCCGCCTGACCAGAGCAGTACCCACAAGAG ACAGCTGGGACTGGGCACCTTCCCTGTGGAGAGCCGCTGGCAGGGAGTCTACAGCCCCTTCCGGGACTTCGTGCGTTTAGGCTGTCCCGGGGAACTGCAGGAAGCCCTCCTGGGCTTCCACATGCAGAGCTCCAGGGAGCTACACAAGTCCCAGGAGTACCTGTGTTGTGAGAG GACCCACCCTGAGGATTGTGTGGGCAGCATGGAAGATACCCTGAAGGAGCTGCTGCAGCACCGCAAGCCCGAGGCCCTGCAGCAGTACCTCAGGAAG GCTCTGAACAATACCCAACACCCCCTGGGGAAGCTGCTCCACACCCTGATGCTGACCTTCCAGGCCACATATTCAGGCATCGGGGCCAACAAACACCTGCAGGAGATGGCCCAGGAGGAGGTGAAACAGCACGCCCGGGAGCTCTGGGCTGCCTACAG GGGTCTACTGAAGGTTGCCTTGCAGCGCCAGGGCCAGACCCTGGAGGAGGAGACCATGGAGTCAAG GGACCTGCAGGTGCACGGGTTGCTCTTGCCCCTCATCCTGCCCAGCTTCTACTCGGAGCTCTTCACACTGTACCTGCTTCTCCATGAGAGAGAGGATGGGCTGTACAGCCGGGGCATCACCAACCTCAGTCTCTTCCCTGATACCAAGCTGCTGGAGCTCCTGGAGGTGCAGAA GCATCTGTGGCCCCTCAAGGACCTCAAGCTGACAAGCAATCAG AGATATTCTCTGGTCCAGGACAAGTGTTTCCTGTCGGCCACTGAGTGTCTGCAGAAGATCAT CACCACAGTGCACCCTCGGGAGAAGCTGGAAGTGCTTGAGAAGACCTATGGAGAAATTGAGGCCACGGTGTCACGGGTGCTGGGCCGAGAATGCAAACTGGACATGGATCACCTATTGCCGCTGTTTATGTACGTGGTGTCCCGAGCTCG AATTCAACATCTGGGAGCTGAGATCCACCTGATCCGTGACATGATGGATCCCGTCCACACAGGTGGCCTCCATGACTTCCTGCTGACAGCTTTAGAG tcctGTTATAAGCACATCCAGAAGGAAGACATGAGGCTTCACCGTCTGCCCGGCCACTgggactctagagaactctggtGA
- the Als2cl gene encoding ALS2 C-terminal-like protein isoform X2 has product MISDLQPGQSRWVRKSGWPLALPAVLGSGEGGLVPRRTLAMSTSEEADLLRLEEVFSMTLARTISLILQPLLLADPEPSDPCGKECLRLLQQLHESAQRLWEVTEQSLLSFRQRLYPPSGGLETVLLLSNADHVLQAHMEYIKSYTDCVVVQAFQKVSKKRSEFWRSQRKTLRQLLSSGSPGGSVGTTVYQALLQPLSQHVQKYVLLLLSLRDTLDENHPAQELVMHAVTVFGNLQSFMGQALDQAVATQALWHSLSSRLRDVLCTPAHRRLLQDSQDIPVVVTPLRAERVLLFDDALVLLQGHSVHTFDLKLVWVDPGKDKCALHILTPEEEFSFCTRDPQGQVEWQWKVTQAVCQALCGKKDFPVLGSGRKTSVPPEYRRVAYTFCREGWLYQATYEGEWCRAKPHGKGTLKWPDGRNHVGDFYQGLEHGYGTDKVYKGYFQAGLRHGFGILDSAPKAPQPFRYTGHWERGQRSGYGIEEDRDRGERYIGMWQADQRHGPGVVVTQAGVCYQGTFQGDKMAGPGILLYEDDSLYEGTFTRDLTLLGKGKVTFPNGFTLDGSFSSGTDKGLYTQGVLDTAALPPDQSSTHKRQLGLGTFPVESRWQGVYSPFRDFVRLGCPGELQEALLGFHMQSSRELHKSQEYLCCERTHPEDCVGSMEDTLKELLQHRKPEALQQYLRKALNNTQHPLGKLLHTLMLTFQATYSGIGANKHLQEMAQEEVKQHARELWAAYRGLLKVALQRQGQTLEEETMESRDLQVHGLLLPLILPSFYSELFTLYLLLHEREDGLYSRGITNLSLFPDTKLLELLEVQKHLWPLKDLKLTSNQRYSLVQDKCFLSATECLQKIITTVHPREKLEVLEKTYGEIEATVSRVLGRECKLDMDHLLPLFMYVVSRARIQHLGAEIHLIRDMMDPVHTGGLHDFLLTALESCYKHIQKEDMRLHRLPGHWDSRELW; this is encoded by the exons ATGATTTCAGATCTACAGCCTGGGCAGAGTCGGTGGGTAAGGAAATCGGGGTGGCCCCTGGCACTGCCTGCTGTCCTCGGATCGGGCGAGGGAG GCCTAGTACCTCGCCGCACCCTGGCTATGTCTACCTCTGAGGAGGCAGACCTGCTTCGGCTGGAGGAGGTCTTCTCAATGACTCTTGCTCGAACCATCAGTCTCATCCTGCAGCCTCTGCTCTTAGCTG ACCCGGAACCCTCAGATCCCTGTGGCAAAGAGTGCCTTCGGCTTCTGCAACAGCTGCATGAGAGTGCCCAGCGGTTGTGGGAGGTGACAGAGCAGAGCCTGCTTTCGTTTCGGCAGAGGCTATACCCACCTTCTGGAGGTCTGGAGACTGTGCTGTTACTGAGCAATGCTGACCATGTCCTACAAGCCCACATGGA GTACATCAAGTCCTATACTGACtgcgtggtggtgcaagcctttcaGAAGGTCTCAAAGAAGAGGAG TGAGTTCTGGAGGAGCCAGCGCAAGACACTGCGGCAGCTGCTGTCCTCTGGGAGCCCTGGGGGCTCGGTGGGCACCACGGTGTACCAGGCCCTCCTCCAGCCACTCTCCCAGCACGTGCAGAAATACGTGCTCCTCCTGCTGAGCCTCAGGGACACCCTTGATGAG AACCACCCAGCCCAGGAGCTGGTGATGCATGCGGTTACCGTGTTTGGAAACCTGCAGTCCTTCATGGGACAGGCCTTGGACCAAGCTGTGGCCACACAGGCCCTGTGGCACAGTCTCAGCAGCCGGCTGAGG GATGTGCTCTGCACCCCAGCTCACCGACGACtcttgcaggacagccaggacatcCCCGTGGTGGTCACTCCACTGCGGGCTGAGCGCGTGCTGCTCTTTGATGATGCGCTTGTCCTGCTGCAG GGCCACAGTGTCCACACGTTTGACCTGAAGTTGGTATGGGTAGATCCTGGCAAAGACAA GTGTGCGCTCCACATCCTCACTCCTGAAGAAGAGTTCTCCTTTTGTACCAGAGACCCCCAGGGCCAG GTTGAATGGCAGTGGAAGGTGACCCAGGCTGTGTGCCAGGCCCTCTGTGGCAAGAAGGacttccctgtgctgggatcaGGCCGAAAGACATCTGTGCCTCCTGAATATCGCCGTGTGGCCTATACCTTCTGCCGCGAGGGCTGGCTCTACCAGGCCACCTACGAAGGCGAGTGGTGTCGAGCCAAGCCCCATGGCAA GGGAACCCTGAAGTGGCCAGATGGGCGGAACCACGTGGGGGATTTCTACCAGGGCCTGGAGCATGG GTATGGCACTGACAAGGTGTACAAGGGCTATTTTCAGGCCGGACTGCGGCACGGATTTGGCATCCTCGACAGTGCCCCGAAGGCTCCCCAGCCCTTCAGATACACGGGCCACTgggagagaggccagaggagtggCTACGGCATCGAGGAGGACAGGGACAG GGGCGAGCGCTATATTGGCATGTGGCAGGCTGACCAGCGTCATGGCCCTGGGGTCGTGGTCACCCAGGCAGGCGTCTGCTACCAGGGCACATTCCAAGGGGACAAGATGGCC GGCCCAGGCATCCTGCTCTATGAGGATGACTCTCTATACGAAGGTACTTTCACCAGGGACCTGACGCTCCTAGGGAAG GGCAAGGTCACCTTCCCCAATGGCTTCACCTTGGATGGTTCTTTCAGCAGTGGGACAGATAAAGGACTGTACACACAGGGAGTACTGGACACGGCTGCCCTCCCGCCTGACCAGAGCAGTACCCACAAGAG ACAGCTGGGACTGGGCACCTTCCCTGTGGAGAGCCGCTGGCAGGGAGTCTACAGCCCCTTCCGGGACTTCGTGCGTTTAGGCTGTCCCGGGGAACTGCAGGAAGCCCTCCTGGGCTTCCACATGCAGAGCTCCAGGGAGCTACACAAGTCCCAGGAGTACCTGTGTTGTGAGAG GACCCACCCTGAGGATTGTGTGGGCAGCATGGAAGATACCCTGAAGGAGCTGCTGCAGCACCGCAAGCCCGAGGCCCTGCAGCAGTACCTCAGGAAG GCTCTGAACAATACCCAACACCCCCTGGGGAAGCTGCTCCACACCCTGATGCTGACCTTCCAGGCCACATATTCAGGCATCGGGGCCAACAAACACCTGCAGGAGATGGCCCAGGAGGAGGTGAAACAGCACGCCCGGGAGCTCTGGGCTGCCTACAG GGGTCTACTGAAGGTTGCCTTGCAGCGCCAGGGCCAGACCCTGGAGGAGGAGACCATGGAGTCAAG GGACCTGCAGGTGCACGGGTTGCTCTTGCCCCTCATCCTGCCCAGCTTCTACTCGGAGCTCTTCACACTGTACCTGCTTCTCCATGAGAGAGAGGATGGGCTGTACAGCCGGGGCATCACCAACCTCAGTCTCTTCCCTGATACCAAGCTGCTGGAGCTCCTGGAGGTGCAGAA GCATCTGTGGCCCCTCAAGGACCTCAAGCTGACAAGCAATCAG AGATATTCTCTGGTCCAGGACAAGTGTTTCCTGTCGGCCACTGAGTGTCTGCAGAAGATCAT CACCACAGTGCACCCTCGGGAGAAGCTGGAAGTGCTTGAGAAGACCTATGGAGAAATTGAGGCCACGGTGTCACGGGTGCTGGGCCGAGAATGCAAACTGGACATGGATCACCTATTGCCGCTGTTTATGTACGTGGTGTCCCGAGCTCG AATTCAACATCTGGGAGCTGAGATCCACCTGATCCGTGACATGATGGATCCCGTCCACACAGGTGGCCTCCATGACTTCCTGCTGACAGCTTTAGAG tcctGTTATAAGCACATCCAGAAGGAAGACATGAGGCTTCACCGTCTGCCCGGCCACTgggactctagagaactctggtGA
- the Als2cl gene encoding ALS2 C-terminal-like protein isoform X3, giving the protein MSTSEEADLLRLEEVFSMTLARTISLILQPLLLADPEPSDPCGKECLRLLQQLHESAQRLWEVTEQSLLSFRQRLYPPSGGLETVLLLSNADHVLQAHMEYIKSYTDCVVVQAFQKVSKKRSEFWRSQRKTLRQLLSSGSPGGSVGTTVYQALLQPLSQHVQKYVLLLLSLRDTLDENHPAQELVMHAVTVFGNLQSFMGQALDQAVATQALWHSLSSRLRDVLCTPAHRRLLQDSQDIPVVVTPLRAERVLLFDDALVLLQGHSVHTFDLKLVWVDPGKDKCALHILTPEEEFSFCTRDPQGQVEWQWKVTQAVCQALCGKKDFPVLGSGRKTSVPPEYRRVAYTFCREGWLYQATYEGEWCRAKPHGKGTLKWPDGRNHVGDFYQGLEHGFGIRLVPQASEDKFDCYKCHWQEGRMCEYGICEYGTDKVYKGYFQAGLRHGFGILDSAPKAPQPFRYTGHWERGQRSGYGIEEDRDRGERYIGMWQADQRHGPGVVVTQAGVCYQGTFQGDKMAGPGILLYEDDSLYEGTFTRDLTLLGKGKVTFPNGFTLDGSFSSGTDKGLYTQGVLDTAALPPDQSSTHKRQLGLGTFPVESRWQGVYSPFRDFVRLGCPGELQEALLGFHMQSSRELHKSQEYLCCERTHPEDCVGSMEDTLKELLQHRKPEALQQYLRKALNNTQHPLGKLLHTLMLTFQATYSGIGANKHLQEMAQEEVKQHARELWAAYRGLLKVALQRQGQTLEEETMESRDLQVHGLLLPLILPSFYSELFTLYLLLHEREDGLYSRGITNLSLFPDTKLLELLEVQKHLWPLKDLKLTSNQRYSLVQDKCFLSATECLQKIITTVHPREKLEVLEKTYGEIEATVSRVLGRECKLDMDHLLPLFMYVVSRARIQHLGAEIHLIRDMMDPVHTGGLHDFLLTALESCYKHIQKEDMRLHRLPGHWDSRELW; this is encoded by the exons ATGTCTACCTCTGAGGAGGCAGACCTGCTTCGGCTGGAGGAGGTCTTCTCAATGACTCTTGCTCGAACCATCAGTCTCATCCTGCAGCCTCTGCTCTTAGCTG ACCCGGAACCCTCAGATCCCTGTGGCAAAGAGTGCCTTCGGCTTCTGCAACAGCTGCATGAGAGTGCCCAGCGGTTGTGGGAGGTGACAGAGCAGAGCCTGCTTTCGTTTCGGCAGAGGCTATACCCACCTTCTGGAGGTCTGGAGACTGTGCTGTTACTGAGCAATGCTGACCATGTCCTACAAGCCCACATGGA GTACATCAAGTCCTATACTGACtgcgtggtggtgcaagcctttcaGAAGGTCTCAAAGAAGAGGAG TGAGTTCTGGAGGAGCCAGCGCAAGACACTGCGGCAGCTGCTGTCCTCTGGGAGCCCTGGGGGCTCGGTGGGCACCACGGTGTACCAGGCCCTCCTCCAGCCACTCTCCCAGCACGTGCAGAAATACGTGCTCCTCCTGCTGAGCCTCAGGGACACCCTTGATGAG AACCACCCAGCCCAGGAGCTGGTGATGCATGCGGTTACCGTGTTTGGAAACCTGCAGTCCTTCATGGGACAGGCCTTGGACCAAGCTGTGGCCACACAGGCCCTGTGGCACAGTCTCAGCAGCCGGCTGAGG GATGTGCTCTGCACCCCAGCTCACCGACGACtcttgcaggacagccaggacatcCCCGTGGTGGTCACTCCACTGCGGGCTGAGCGCGTGCTGCTCTTTGATGATGCGCTTGTCCTGCTGCAG GGCCACAGTGTCCACACGTTTGACCTGAAGTTGGTATGGGTAGATCCTGGCAAAGACAA GTGTGCGCTCCACATCCTCACTCCTGAAGAAGAGTTCTCCTTTTGTACCAGAGACCCCCAGGGCCAG GTTGAATGGCAGTGGAAGGTGACCCAGGCTGTGTGCCAGGCCCTCTGTGGCAAGAAGGacttccctgtgctgggatcaGGCCGAAAGACATCTGTGCCTCCTGAATATCGCCGTGTGGCCTATACCTTCTGCCGCGAGGGCTGGCTCTACCAGGCCACCTACGAAGGCGAGTGGTGTCGAGCCAAGCCCCATGGCAA GGGAACCCTGAAGTGGCCAGATGGGCGGAACCACGTGGGGGATTTCTACCAGGGCCTGGAGCATGG CTTTGGCATCCGCCTGGTGCCCCAGGCCTCTGAGGACAAATTTGACTGTTACAAGTGCCACTGGCAGGAAGGCAGGATGTGTGAGTACGGCATCTGTGA GTATGGCACTGACAAGGTGTACAAGGGCTATTTTCAGGCCGGACTGCGGCACGGATTTGGCATCCTCGACAGTGCCCCGAAGGCTCCCCAGCCCTTCAGATACACGGGCCACTgggagagaggccagaggagtggCTACGGCATCGAGGAGGACAGGGACAG GGGCGAGCGCTATATTGGCATGTGGCAGGCTGACCAGCGTCATGGCCCTGGGGTCGTGGTCACCCAGGCAGGCGTCTGCTACCAGGGCACATTCCAAGGGGACAAGATGGCC GGCCCAGGCATCCTGCTCTATGAGGATGACTCTCTATACGAAGGTACTTTCACCAGGGACCTGACGCTCCTAGGGAAG GGCAAGGTCACCTTCCCCAATGGCTTCACCTTGGATGGTTCTTTCAGCAGTGGGACAGATAAAGGACTGTACACACAGGGAGTACTGGACACGGCTGCCCTCCCGCCTGACCAGAGCAGTACCCACAAGAG ACAGCTGGGACTGGGCACCTTCCCTGTGGAGAGCCGCTGGCAGGGAGTCTACAGCCCCTTCCGGGACTTCGTGCGTTTAGGCTGTCCCGGGGAACTGCAGGAAGCCCTCCTGGGCTTCCACATGCAGAGCTCCAGGGAGCTACACAAGTCCCAGGAGTACCTGTGTTGTGAGAG GACCCACCCTGAGGATTGTGTGGGCAGCATGGAAGATACCCTGAAGGAGCTGCTGCAGCACCGCAAGCCCGAGGCCCTGCAGCAGTACCTCAGGAAG GCTCTGAACAATACCCAACACCCCCTGGGGAAGCTGCTCCACACCCTGATGCTGACCTTCCAGGCCACATATTCAGGCATCGGGGCCAACAAACACCTGCAGGAGATGGCCCAGGAGGAGGTGAAACAGCACGCCCGGGAGCTCTGGGCTGCCTACAG GGGTCTACTGAAGGTTGCCTTGCAGCGCCAGGGCCAGACCCTGGAGGAGGAGACCATGGAGTCAAG GGACCTGCAGGTGCACGGGTTGCTCTTGCCCCTCATCCTGCCCAGCTTCTACTCGGAGCTCTTCACACTGTACCTGCTTCTCCATGAGAGAGAGGATGGGCTGTACAGCCGGGGCATCACCAACCTCAGTCTCTTCCCTGATACCAAGCTGCTGGAGCTCCTGGAGGTGCAGAA GCATCTGTGGCCCCTCAAGGACCTCAAGCTGACAAGCAATCAG AGATATTCTCTGGTCCAGGACAAGTGTTTCCTGTCGGCCACTGAGTGTCTGCAGAAGATCAT CACCACAGTGCACCCTCGGGAGAAGCTGGAAGTGCTTGAGAAGACCTATGGAGAAATTGAGGCCACGGTGTCACGGGTGCTGGGCCGAGAATGCAAACTGGACATGGATCACCTATTGCCGCTGTTTATGTACGTGGTGTCCCGAGCTCG AATTCAACATCTGGGAGCTGAGATCCACCTGATCCGTGACATGATGGATCCCGTCCACACAGGTGGCCTCCATGACTTCCTGCTGACAGCTTTAGAG tcctGTTATAAGCACATCCAGAAGGAAGACATGAGGCTTCACCGTCTGCCCGGCCACTgggactctagagaactctggtGA